From the Anopheles merus strain MAF chromosome 2L, AmerM5.1, whole genome shotgun sequence genome, the window tcttttttttgtaacaacaTTCTTTCCAccttttattattcattatagCAACTACGATATTTCGTATAAATGCTTCACGATTgtcttcattttgttttatcttgGTTTAATTATGTTCCGGTTATACACAATTAATTCCCTTCTCAATCATTTCCCATAGTGTGtgactttccgagcaaaagcTGCCCAAAGTGCTCACATGACGTGTGGagagcaataaaaacaaaaaagaaaaagacatCCACCATTGAAAAAAGCTCTCCAATCAACCCACTTTTCTCTCAACCCCAACGAGTAAATTCATTTGTTCGACGGAAAAGCTGAAGCTTTTTGCCGCTTCCCCGACGGGTACAGCTAAAGTCATTGAGGCGTGTTTGGCGTGTGAGCGGCTAGCTTTTATTTCGCTTCCACGAACTCCTCGTCTTCCCATTCATGTCATCTGGCAGGCGtgtaaaaagaagcaaaaaaaacaactctccTTTGCTGGCCCCATTGATAGATCGCAGAAGGCGTGTTGGGCAGAAGGCTTTCCCAGCGAGATTGGCCGCACGCActgcaaagagagagagagagagcgagtctCGTGGGTGAGCTTTCGCTTTTCCAGCAGCTCTTTTGGCACTATCCTGTGAGCATGCGCCcggagagagaaaggaagagagcgagcgaaagTCCTGCTCTCTCGGCCCGACGCTCTCACTCTCTACGGGTTTCGGCGACAGGCGAGCAGCGCCTGTTTCATCGGTGGCTTTTCGGTAGCAACCGTCGCTTCGGACGCATCAAACGCCTTTTGGACGTCGTCTGGTCGAGTGAGGTGAACAACGGTTCAATTTTTCCGcagctgtgcgtgtgtgtgtgtgtccgtgtatgtgtgaatcTTAAAGCAGCGTTACCACCCCGCTCCACAACACCTTTTCTCGAGCTactttcactctctctttctctctgtctctgtcctTGTCTCTTTCTCGCATCCTACATCGGACACCTCTGTACGTGGGCAAGTGTCAGCGTGTTTCATGAACGTCTGTATGTGTAGGCTGTGTAAGTGTGAGCCTTTTTTTGTCCAGAAGAAGGTTTCACAAATTCGAACCGTTTATCCCCTTCTGCTTTTCAACACCCCATTACCTCTTGCCCCCGTAATGGCCGTGTGTGTCTCTACGATGTGTGCCTCCATCTGACGCAAAAGTGACATAAGAAAACTGTGGCTTTGGTGGAAAAACGATTCAACGGCCTGTAGACGCCTCCTACGATCGTACCTAAGCGCGTCCAACGCAAGTGTAgtttgtgcctgtgtgtgtgtgtatgtttgtgtgtgaaggtGTGGACATCATCACATGCTCCATCCGTCAGAGCAGTGAAAAATATCCATCCAAATAGCATGAGCGTGTGGGAGAAGTTTGcagcttgcttttttttgttccttcaaTCGATCGAACAAAACCTGGTTGAAGGTGGGCGAAAATTCGctgctgttcctgctgctgttccTGCTAACCCACACCACACGCTCGGAAAAAAGGACATGTGAGCCCCCCCGCCATGGGGGGCATGGAAAGATGGAAGAAACATCAAGGACACCGAAGGACCCTCGTGTCCCGTCAACCCTCGTTTTACCCAGCTCATCGCTTTTTCAGTGTAATGAAGCATTTGGCtggaaggaaaagaaatcgGGAAACAAATTTTTCTACAAAGCGTTTTCCTTCTGTGCAAAAAACTAGTCCAACTGGACCaacatacgtgtgtgtgtgtgcaaagtgtGTGATACAAGAGTGTGGACACGGGAAGCAAAGGAGAACCGAACGAAACTTCTGACCATCTTTTCCAAACGGCCCCGTGTGTTCACGTGGCTTCGTTGTGGGGTTTTCAATGGGAgcgtttttccttttcccccaTTCGCTTGCgtgcgagaaagagcgagagagcgagagagtgaacGAAAAGGAAAGTTGAGAAGGAAAGAGAGCGCAATAGAGACACAGGAGGAGAGCGGAACGGATGTGgatgtgtgttcttttttacTCTCTCACCGAGCGCTGACTGCTGTTGTTGACTCTTTCCCGCAAAAGGATCGCTTCTTCGCAGGGTTCACACATACAGCCCAAGTTTTATCCGCATCGTCTACCCACACAActtgctttgctgctgctgctgcacaatgATATCATTTTGGTCGGTGCTTTGGCAGACAGATTAACATAAATTAACCAAAATTCAAATAACTTACAAAACAATATtcagatttattttattttattttatattttcaactATCGAACGTCATTTCGATTGCGTTTTTTGCGTAACTTTGCTCGCACCAGTGCGATGACATTTGGCTACGCGTGACGATTACGCCATCTCTCACGGCTCACGGCTCACTGCGAACTCACGTAGCTCAGCCGCTCAGCGTGCGTTGGTTGCGTTAGCTACCAGGCTGCTCCATCATGCTTTACGTTTTCTGTTCCAGTAACGCTCTTTGCACAGTTTGAAAACTAATTTTCttataaaagaaaaacgcacacacatgaaGAGTGGAAGTTTGAGACGATTTTTTTACGCAGAGACGATTTTTTAGAGACATCAGAGTCCTCTGACGCAAGTGACTCTTGCTGTTGCTCATCGGAATCGGTGTTTGGTAGTCCTTCTCGCTGCTGCATCATTCAATACACACTGTCCTCCTCTGTGTTCATCGATTTCCGTTCTCTTTCGCACACGCGTTTTCCTGTACAAAGACCTAACGATTCCTTAACATTTCCTCTATTTTAATCATTTCTCGCGGTGCATATATCCTTAGTGCGCGTTCATTGAAGTGAGTGTGTCACTGTCCCCATACCCATCACACCCTAGCGCAGTGCTGCAGAAGAGGTTAACGTGTGACCGAGGCTGGAAAAGAAGGGCCGTTTTTAAAGGCAAAGTGCAGCCACCCAGCCAgaagcgtgtgcgtgtgtgtacgtgtgtgttttcttgtaAAAGCCAAACACCGTAAAGGAAGAAgtacgccaaaaaaaaaggtcagcGTGTGCAGGTGCTTCTAAGTGCGTGAGTGTGATACGACGGttgagtgcgtgtgtgcgtgtgtgtcgatAAGGATAAGCCTGATAACCTCCCTGCCTCTTGGAGCTGCCTCAACCTAGCAGTACCtgcaccactactactactactactacgacTGTGACCGAGCCCGTCTAAAACCCACAGAAAACAGCACAGAAAATGTAAGTATGCGGCTTGGGCGCGGGCATATTATGATTTCCATGATTCATCCCcattatatgtgtgtgtgtgtgtgagagcttTGGTAAAGATCGATGCGATACGAAGAACGTCAGAAATGCACGAAATTCAACACTGCAAAACAAtcaccttcacacacacacatggacacATTGAATTCTTCACATTCTCatcagtttttatttttcgcatCATCATTTCCCGTCAAAACTGCACCGAAAGCATGGGAAAACGGGGAAAACTCGCTACATGGGTACATCGAAGTGTGCCTCGCCACCGATCGATGCtttagtgtgtgcgtttgcgggtgtgtatgtgtgttcgaTAAACCCGCTACTGCAAGTAGGCAGATGGTagggggatgggggggggatACTCTCACTTCATACTCCAACTCCACCATCGGTAGTGACGAATGTAAGGGAAATTGTGCCCATTTTCCTCTCGATTTCTctcgcaacaacaacaaaacaggaCGAACGGTATGTGAATGTGCAGTAATCTTTCTCTTGCAGTGTATTCTTGCTAAAGGCGAGAGAAAGGAATGAGCGAGAGAGTTGTGAGCAAGAGAGAATGCATTGCAAAAGGATCTGCCCCTATGTCCCGATGATTAACCGATCGCCCTGTCGTTCGGTGTTCGTTTGCCAATCGATAGTGTGTGGAGagtccagtttttttttcctataaaTTTTGTTCTTTAAGAAGAATAGTACAAATAAAAGGTTTTAGCACAATAAAACCCTTTCAACAACCTATTAAGAAAAGCGCGTTTTTTGTCAAGAAAAGCAGGGAAACATCCAAGTTGGCAACGGGCCAACACAATGGGGAAGCTACGACGGGAGAGGAGAGCCATCTTTGCGCTTCTCACCGTTGAAGCCACACGTactcacacatgcacacacacatagtgtATCGTATTGCTTGTGACGTTGCTTTAGTGTGCGATTGCGCTTGCAGTAAACGGGCTGGTTTTCTGGACGCTTTGGTGCAGGTTGGCACACAGGATGcaccagggggggggggggggggggggcgaactGCTCGACGATGCAGCATTTCTGCATCCTTCGGGAGAGCTGGATGAAATGAGGTtttggggaggaaaaaataaatagaacgAACGCTGATGAGAGCTTATAAGAGAGAAAGATGAGAAAATCGGGAGAAAGAAGGAGATGGTATGgtaaagaagcaaaagacTGAACCGTCCCTAGAATGTGGAGTAGTGCTTGTAGAGTAgtaggacacacacacacacagatacgcGGAGCTGTTTTTGCTACTTAGAACGGAAAGGTGGTAATAGTAATAGCTGGGTGTCAAtggtttttttgctctttacaATTGCCCTTGAGCACAACAATCCCTATTCTAGTGTGATTATCTTGCTCTTTGGTCTTGCCATGGTTTTGTGTAGTTTCCTTAAGTACTATCAACTATTGTACTATGACTTAAGCAATagtatttcttctttttttaaatttgatactaaaagaaatatattcacttcaccaaaattgtatttaaattaaatttaatacgTTTATATCGAAGCACAACGACACAAGAAGACGTTTTCACTGAATTATACAGCATTTGGGCCTGGCAAGTCGTTCAGCAAGCCTTTACAGGGTTAACGATTGTGTTTTGGATGTTTCCCGAATGTGTTTGGGTTCATGTTACGCTTTTATTACGTTTAATGCGTGCATGCTTATCGATCTTTGTTTTCTTGGATTCGTCCTACGAAAATCCCTAGAACATTAACGACCATAAAAAATGTGGGACATACTATTGTTAGATGCAGTTATAGACCACTGGCATTGAGATGCATGaagtataaaaataatttcaaatgaCGACCCCTCTAACGAATTATTTAATACGTTTGAAAAAGAAGTTTAAGTAAGTTGAAAAGAAGctaattttattcaaaatttaaaaaaaaaaacaacaacattgttcagttaattaatttgattcaaaccaattttttttcttgattcTAGTACAAACAAATGGCCATCAGTGTTCcttcgcatttttttttgtttttctaagCATGTTTAGTTTTGATCTCATGCTTAAATGGTTCTTTTGTATGAACTGGAATCATCCAGTGAGATCAATTGTTTCCTTTATTTTCAAGCCTTTTTCTTGTGTCTTATTTTTTAACCTTTTAGCGTTGCCAAAGAAATTCCAACGCTCCTTGCTTTTCCAGTTTCATTTTTGTGGATACTTGTGCACAAGACTTTCTCTGTGTATAATCGTATGTAAAGGCCGGtggacattgtccgtactcgctattgtaatttcgattttcactagcgcatctggcggcggctggtggaagctttttttgatgATCGAGGGAATAGTCATGCTGGATCTTTaagtagtgttttttttgcgcttttttatgcgaaaatggctgaaatacaTTCAGAACATATGTATTtaccttttacaaaacttGTCCAGTccagtttaagtaaaaaacatggaaaaacaacacattttctgaagcggttccaaattgtttggcaaaaaggCTTCGGTCAGccaccgccagatgcgctagtgaaaatcgaaatcatACTAGCGAGTAAGAAcgatgtagcccggccttaatgtaTCAGATTTAAACGAAAACTAGTTACCCGTACATACCCGACCCCCTCGAACGACCAAAGTCTTATGTTGGTCTGTTTCGCCCTAAAAGAGGGTCTTAAATACGATAACTAATGATGTCTTTTAAAGCCTCAACTACCATTTGTTTCGTGTAATTCCAGTTAAAAAAATTggagtagtttttttgtatgttctCTTTCAAGTAGGAGTTTCAATACATTTGACTGTCAAATAGctgttttaaaaatttgctGCATAAATAGTCGTTGGGATCTCTTTTCTAAAGCCTCATAAAGAAGCaagattattattgttttgagAGAAAATGTAGTTTTCATTGAATGCTACCGGATCAAATCTAAAAACTCGTTGCCCTGCTGTTTATAATTAatataaaggccgggctacattgatcgtactccgtagtgtaatttttattttcactagcgcatctggcgacgaccagcgcaagctagatgtcggtataatttatgtgtcaaaattattcatacttggtgtctcatcaagtttcgaGCAGGCTACTTCTATGCCGTATGAAATGTTTATAAAcgtccataaattgcaacaaaataggccgttaattgttgttggtggataaatcgtcattcatacaaagcgctaggcaacatttttccccatcttccaacatttttccatcattgggtaaaattatagcctcctcgacccaaaacactttttgacagataaattatacCAGCCTCTAGCTTCGACCCGCCgccgctagatggcgtacgcgttcacaaaaattacactcaggagtacgatcaatgtagcccggccttaaccCTCATCcccccacaaaaaaaatggcCTACCAAGACTGGATGCATGCGTTTGAATAGTTTCTAAAATtattccaacacacacacagacacacaaacacaacgatTAGCTCTGCGCGTCGACTGCGATGCGTGTGCGACATCACGTACGCATCGACAACGCAAACGGCCCATTGCTACTTTGATGCTTTTTTAAATTGTGTCGATTTGAACCAAAACCGCAGCTCAGCCTTCTCGGCTGATAAAACAAGCTTAACAAACAACCGATGCAGCTTATATAGCGGGTGGGAATATGCGGCACATAAAGAGATTCTTCTCGAACCTTAtcgaatgtatgtgtgtgttttgtgggtATTTTCCTCGGTATCTTTCTAGTACAAATGGGATTATtgttgcaacacacacacacacatgaaacaAACTTCTTTTTCTGTCTTCTTTGTCACTTCACAGCTGCTCACAACCAGAGCATGACACACAGACAGTTGTGGGATTTTCCTACTGCTCTACAGCTTTCTTATTGCCTGAAcaatgaaacataaaaatgaaactaTTAGATTTTGGATGTTTTGAGTTAAGACTGTGGCTTCAAAATTaaaccgaaacaaaaccaTACAACAAAGCAGCTACGATTTGCAAACAACATTGCATGGCACATCTCACactatgtgtgagtgtgtgcaaaCCTTGGCCAAAGCTTTTGGCGCATGcgtcaaaagcttttgaccaATGTTGCGCatgaaaaaaatggcaaaccaAGTGGCAAAGACACCAGAAAGGCCACCGAAAAGTGAACAAGCAACACACAAagggagaaggagagagagagagagagttctttgttgtttttgtggtcgtgttttttgttttgtttttttccctaaTCTTGTACCTTTTATTAATTGCAACCTTGCGccggaaaaaaaacagtgtacTGATACAGAAGCCAATAATGCTGATACAAGGGAAGTAAAGCAAAGCGCCAGATAATGAACGAACCGATCGAACAGGGGGAGATGATAGTGGAAGACCAAAAATAGGCCaacctgtgtgtgtttgtgtggatttCAGCAGCCTCTGAGGGCGTGTTGTCAGTTATCAATCCTGGTAACCATCGCATCGGTGAAGGGGGCTTTCGAAGGGCACGCCAGCCACCGGCGAACTCCTCTTGCCAATGCCGGtggggaaggaaggaagtgtGTTGCAAGCCGAACAGACTGGACggcataaaaacaaaaactcgttTTCTTCAGCTTATTATTGATACGATCCTGTGCTCGGTACACTCTTCCGTCCGATAACTTTCATCTCACCTTTCCATTGGAGTTTGATAAGAGGGTGgaacttcatttttctttccttttattttgttcctCCCCCAAAAAATgctgcgtgtgcgtgtttgtgtgtaccaatgggggtttgtttttgttttcgtctaGTACCGGCGAAATAACCCCCACCCTGAAACCCCAAACCaagcttcttttttgtatttggtTGCTTCGATGGAAAAAGCTGACGCGCAGTTCGATTTACCGGTTgcgcaggtttttttttgcttttaccaCACACGCTCTGTGTTTGTTATCGCCCCAGCGTCgagtgcaaaagcaaaagaagaagcaaaagaaggaTAAAGAAAGAGCGCGCGTGGGGACGGAGGGAAAATGCGCTTACcgaaggcaaaacaaaaacacgcgcTTCAACCCGGCTTCTTCAAATTATTGTTGTATGTTGCTCTCGTATGTTGGGGTGATGGTGGCTTTACACCACCTTTCTCCTTTTCTTCCCTCACCCTCGCAATGGTTGATGATTACACGTCGTTGTTTACTTATTGCCGCATGGGCGCAAGTACCAGCAGCAGGCGTAAAGGCGTGAAGGAGAACCGGACCTCCGGTGGGGGGCGCTGTTCAAATAAAGCTAAGACGCAGTAACTCGCTCAggcacttcttcttcttgagcGTGTTGTGCTTGGGAATGGCCttccttctttcccttttcttcaacaacaacgaaaaaaagcaacagatGGTTCGGAAGGTGTCACCATATACCGGACCACAGCTCGAAAAACGGAAGCAAAACTCGGTTCGAGTATATTTTAAGGAAttattttcgtttcttttttattatttattaatagtACATTAACTTGCAGCTATAATaattgatcacacacaaaaaggtaCCGATAATTGTAATTCATAGTTTAAAAACAAGCAGGTTGGTGGTGGAGCAGTTGGTTCCGGGCCTACACCACTCCCCTCTCTCCACGCACACAGCCCTTCTCAGGAGGGAGATAGGCGGGGCGGCGGGGTGACTTTGGCcttcttttttaaaacaaagtcTAGAAGTAAGGACgatggcgcacacacacacacacacggcacggTGCACAACCTAGCACCTCACCCcaccacgtgtgtgtgtgttttctctcCAGTTTTtactccttcttcttctcgccCTTTTATGCTGCGCGCAGGTAGCAgtccgtgtgtgcgtgtgcgtgcgtgtgtgtgttcagcTTGCCTTTGAAGTCACACAGGGTCATCCTCTATTGCGTATTGCGACGgacacaacacagcacacaaaaataGCAGCAAAACCGACGGATGAATGGTTGGATGCATCTCTTCGCTCTAGGCAAAAAAGGAGGAAGTTCTactggtagtggtggtagtggtggtggtgtagttGGCAGGGTCGTTTGTAATGTGCGCCCCACCCCGTACCGCCTTTAGAGATCGCTCGCTCAACCGTTTTTCGTTCGCATGGCGCGCTGGCCGGATTAgaaacactctcacacacaccacatTCGCACGGAAGTCACACTCCTGCCCATTAGTTTACTTCGGCGGTGACTTCTTGTTCGATTCCGTGTTTTTCAGCTTGGTCACAATCTTGCGCGAATGGCCGCTCGGATCGTAATGGTTGGTGTGGTCGCTTGCCTCCTTCTTGCTGCGCTGCTTGCCACTGTGCCCCGAGTGGATGTGCTTCTCCATCTCAAAGTCGTACTTGTCGTAATCGTCCGACATTTTGCGCTCGCTTCTTGTTTAGGGCTTATGTAGTTTTTGCGCGGGCGCTTCCGTTTCCTGGATTTTACTCCTTTGCAgattggtgctggtgctggttgcTAATTCGAACAACTGGGAATAGAAAAGTTGAGTCGACCGATGTCTAATGTACGTCCGCACTGTTTAACTGCTGGGGAAAAACTCGTTCTTTTGTTTGGCCTGCAGTGCCCTTTTATAACTGCgcccgcgcgcgcgtgtgtgtgtgtgtgtgcttggtgcGCACACACTAAcgaaccaccatcatcaccacgaCTACGATGGTCGTGCTCTTCGGGAAGCAAAACATCAATTACGCTCTCCCTATCGGCACTGTTTggctgtgcgcgtgtgtgtatgtatttatgGATTCCAATTCCGATAGTCACTGATTGCACTGTTAAATTGTAATCATTATTACACTCTTATAAGATGCCAAAATTTAAGGTAAATCATTTAAAGCGCATTTTAATCTACGATAACAGCCCCAGAGCAAATCCCCTTTCCGACGGCAGTGTTTGCGGTGATTCGTCTCTGTTGGGTTCGTCTgcgcatgtgtgcgtgttttgcagcagcaccaaTACACAtaaagcagtagcagcagcagcagcagcaatgtgCCCTCGCCGTCCCTTCGTTTCCTCCCTTGCGTAAAAACATTTGCCCTGTTGCCACACTCTACGTCTTTCTTCAACAACAAAGCAAGCGTGCGGATGAGATGGGTCGATTCAGTTGGTGGATCTCGCTCTTTCTAGCTCCGTTCGCTGCTCTCTCACTCATTCTTTCTAACGTTCTCGTGCGCgcacgctctctcgctctctcgctctctaatTCTCATTTTATCGCTGGGGGTCGTCGTCAGCGGTATAGTGATGGGCACAACACCCTAACGATCCAACGATGGAGCGATCTCTGGGACTGTATCACACACTGAGCACAGTTAAACACTTCACTTCGAGAAAGTACTCGAAGCTACTCGAGGCATGTTCTGCGGAAGGCAATTTGCAGAAATTTTAGGGATGTTGAGTATTATTAACCGGTTTTATGAAGTCCAGTATTTGCACTAGCCGGAACAAACGTTTCCTGAAGGAGCACTTGTACTAATAACCATGTCATAATAATAGCTGTATACTGGAATGGTGATAGTAGTAGAATTAGTAATGTGTGCATCATTCGGCTCAGTAAATTATCGGTTTAGTTGATTGGCTTCGTATTTTGAGCGGTTTATTTCTCAAACCAGAAGCGTTGGATCATTTAATTGACATAAAATGAACTGATTTTAGAATGGAATTTCAATCTAACAAGACTCAAACAGTAGTAGAATATAGCAAATAGCTGACGATGTATAAATAGCAAGGACAACATTGAATCTATTAAAATCATACCGTGATCAAGCTGAGGCTGACTTTTTTTTAGAACAACGATGAAATGCGTCAAGCGCAAAGAATTAAACAATGATGTTCTAAAACAAAGATGTTTCTAGTAGTAGCTTTTCATAGTAGTTAGTactttaatgtttaatgcttATTTACTAAATATTCCTTATTAATTCTCTGTTGTTGTGACCATAGGGGCGTTATTTTGATTAGTCGAATTTGGGCCAAATTCAAACTTAAAGTTATCATAGAGGTATATCAAAAGCGTAGAGTTCCACCAATTGTAAAATTGGTGGAGTATGCATAAACATCATcttaagtcactgaaagccaatctcactttcactagtgggtacaggcaggccttgaccgacagcggttgttgtgccaaagaagaagaagatgcatAAACATCTAATATGAGTTTTTGGAAACAtatgaaagaaaaacagccGCCATCTAAGCAGGAATAGAGCCGTATGCTCTTCTGAGTACTTTAGCAATCACTGCTATAGACAATATTTGTATAGACttaagattttgtttttcgattgAATTTAGCCCTTTTTAGTACAAGAGGGTTTAGGCTTCTAAGAAACGCTTGACACTTTTTCTTGAAGCTTTTCTTGAAACTCTACTTCTTATCATTTAACATACACTTCTTAATATCTTTGACCTTTATTGTTGCTTGTTGCCAATCCATGCTATATCATCGGATAATCATAAGTAATTACCTTCGTTTTTAAAGGCTTCTTGAGTGGTCACCAGAAGTAACAATCTTACCTAACCTGATCACTCCACTCGCATCGATGAAAGGTGGGGCGACTAATAACCGTAATTGAGGACTAAATTTCTTAGAAAGTCAAAAGAATATGGTTCCAAAAATAGGGCTCCGCAGTACAATTGCGTTCAGCGATCTGTTTGAGTAGGTCAATTTTACATTGAATTAATGATGAACGAGCTGGCTGAAATAAACTGCTGGTAGGGTGGTAAgggtgcttctgctgctgctgctgctgctactgaaGAAACATACAACCATTCGGAAGCTCGACAAAACGCCAGATGCAATGTAAATATCGATTTTTCCATACCACCCGGGTGTGGGGCCCGTTCATGACGCGCGCGTCCATTTGCGATTGCAGGGTTTGCGTGCGACGGCGGCGACGAGCTAGTCTTATCGCGTCATGCAGCACGCAGCAGAGAGCAAGCTTACAAGGGAGCCAACCCGCAAGTGGAGAGTTGAAGGGAACAATGGCCACGGTGGAGTGCCGCCTGACAGACGAGACACACCACAGCAGATAGATAGTCAATGTCATCTGCAAATATCCTTGTAGCAATCGGTCCGCAAATAGGACCCAGCTGTGACAATAAATGACTGGCACGGATGGCACGGGATCTATCTCTCGTTCGTGCACGATGAATAAAACACGgtggaaacaaacaaagacaGCACTAGATCGGAACGTCATATCGTTTTAGATACGGTGGTATGGGCACCTGTCATTGCAAAAGTCACGAGCTCTGGCGGGCACGAGTCATCGTGATTTGGGTTAATTCATTATACCGTCATCTCATCCTCATCAGTAGTGGGCATAATTGTGTTTATCAATTACTTTACAAAACTGCATAATACTTATCAAACTGTCCTTTCCATAAACAACATTCACGCAAAACACGCACAACTGACGACTGCAAACGTTAAAAAACAACTCAAATTTCTTCCACCTTTCAACCTtttcaacacacaacaaaacaatacacgAAACAGATGAGTGGAGAACAGCAAGCAGAGTAAGTGAATGTTGTTGTTAACttcacagacacaaacacacacaacaaaacacccgCAGGAAAATGGTAGaaggaaatttgcatgaaAATATGGCTCAATTCTACTACACAGTTCAACTTTATTTACCGCTTGTTTCTGTATTGTACTGCTTCAGTTAAAGTTCTGTTCGTTCAATCAGTTTCGGTTacattaatgttaatttaataTGTTATCATAACACTATGCTAGAACCTTGTGCGAGCATCTGCATGAGCGCTTACCTTTCAAACTCCCACGATACATTATTCAACAGCAAAGGTTGGCAAGAAAGGTTTGAAAAGGTAAATATTATTGGTAAAGGCGTGTATCATACGAGCGGCAACAATCTGTGTTTTACGGCGCTTGATTTATTCATTATCACTCGATAAGAGTAGTtaacgaagaagaagacgaagtaTGGTGAAACGTTGGCCATCCCAATAATCGAATTTCTGTACAGTGCAAATCGTTAAACCCCTCAACACTTTGGCTCAAGAGTAGGGGGAGAAGGAGAAAGTCCCCGTGTCGTGACAACTTTCCGACAAACACGGAAACAACTTCAGGCTTTGCGTCCTGCGAAAGTGCGAAAAATAGGCC encodes:
- the LOC121593523 gene encoding nuclear protein 1, coding for MSDDYDKYDFEMEKHIHSGHSGKQRSKKEASDHTNHYDPSGHSRKIVTKLKNTESNKKSPPK